The following coding sequences lie in one Planktothrix sp. FACHB-1365 genomic window:
- a CDS encoding endonuclease/exonuclease/phosphatase family protein, with protein MMMQRLRIATWNLEHPKPKSPKKTPAVLDQIQTINADVWILTETNNLAVDLSKKGYFKFSSIEYQDKRLDQNAYTTIWSRIQAPTEMLKTFDPILAVCIKVNLQGYNLLIYGTIITWHGDRGIDGKSKSWEEHYRSIEQHGNDWEHLAKTNPDCKLIIAGDFNQARDGSRWYGTQKGIALLTHELKRNNLVCLTDEVKPKERHNIDHICVSYELQPYFQVGFWENISDSNVTMSDHNGVFVDVELPA; from the coding sequence ATGATGATGCAAAGACTCAGGATCGCTACTTGGAATTTGGAGCATCCGAAACCAAAAAGCCCCAAAAAGACACCAGCAGTATTAGATCAAATTCAAACTATAAATGCTGATGTTTGGATCTTGACAGAGACCAATAATCTTGCTGTTGATTTATCAAAAAAGGGCTACTTCAAGTTCTCATCAATTGAATATCAAGATAAGAGATTGGATCAAAATGCTTACACCACAATCTGGTCAAGAATACAGGCTCCTACTGAAATGCTCAAAACATTTGATCCAATCCTCGCTGTCTGTATCAAAGTAAATTTACAAGGCTACAACCTGTTAATTTATGGGACAATTATCACCTGGCATGGCGATCGCGGAATAGATGGAAAATCAAAAAGCTGGGAAGAACATTACCGATCAATTGAACAACATGGAAATGATTGGGAGCATCTAGCGAAAACCAACCCTGATTGCAAACTCATAATTGCCGGAGATTTCAACCAAGCAAGAGATGGTTCACGTTGGTATGGAACTCAAAAAGGAATTGCTTTATTAACCCATGAGCTAAAACGTAACAATCTCGTTTGTTTAACTGATGAAGTTAAGCCCAAAGAACGACATAATATTGATCATATCTGTGTCAGTTATGAACTGCAACCCTATTTCCAAGTTGGCTTTTGGGAAAATATTTCTGATAGTAATGTAACCATGAGCGATCATAACGGCGTTTTTGTTGATGTGGAATTGCCAGCATAA